A stretch of Fundicoccus culcitae DNA encodes these proteins:
- a CDS encoding FadR/GntR family transcriptional regulator, giving the protein MSEEKLNHQTLSEKTAERIFDFIIKNGYQVGSKLPNEFTLAKELEVGRSTLREAIKILASQNIVEVKHGSGTYVKNLVSSQEDPLGFSQVEDTLKLTQDLFEMRFLIEPRMASLAAIHATDVEIDVIEQIVKAVEVEIEKDDAMHFQLDIQLHSAIAEASRNIAMKQLLPIIIESIQLYNDYFTSKEIKQATIESHREIAQAIRRRDSWGAYDAMSVHISQNRMVLNQMSAKNKSTGSNPS; this is encoded by the coding sequence ATGTCAGAAGAAAAATTAAATCATCAGACCTTATCCGAAAAAACGGCTGAACGGATTTTTGATTTTATTATTAAGAATGGTTACCAAGTTGGCAGTAAGCTACCGAATGAATTTACCTTAGCCAAAGAGTTGGAGGTCGGACGGAGTACTTTGCGTGAAGCGATTAAAATTTTAGCTTCACAAAATATTGTTGAAGTTAAGCATGGTTCAGGCACGTATGTTAAGAATTTAGTTTCGAGTCAAGAAGATCCTTTAGGTTTCAGTCAAGTTGAAGATACCCTTAAATTAACACAGGATTTATTTGAAATGCGTTTTTTGATTGAACCGCGCATGGCCAGTTTAGCGGCTATCCATGCGACGGATGTGGAAATTGATGTTATTGAGCAAATTGTTAAAGCAGTTGAAGTTGAAATTGAAAAAGATGATGCGATGCATTTTCAATTAGATATCCAACTCCATAGTGCGATTGCTGAAGCCAGTCGGAATATTGCAATGAAACAATTATTACCCATTATTATTGAATCGATTCAGCTTTATAATGACTACTTTACCAGTAAAGAAATTAAGCAGGCGACGATTGAATCCCATCGAGAAATTGCCCAGGCGATTAGACGACGCGACAGTTGGGGAGCTTATGATGCGATGTCGGTTCATATCTCACAAAATCGGATGGTCTTAAATCAGATGTCAGCTAAAAACAAAAGTACAGGGAGCAATCCATCATAA
- a CDS encoding bifunctional 4-hydroxy-2-oxoglutarate aldolase/2-dehydro-3-deoxy-phosphogluconate aldolase, which produces MLETMKKNYIFAVVRGKDAEDGYQISKGAIQGGIKNIEVAYTTPGATQVIERLVEEFKEDTSVVVGAGTVMDGEMATQAMEAGAKFLVSPHYSQEVMDVAKARDTYYLPGCGTVTEIVNAVNQGAPIVKLFPGGLLGPSFIKDVHGPLPDVELMPSGGVSLENIREWRDKGAVAVGVGSALSKTVPEKGYAGVAEEAQKFVKALEG; this is translated from the coding sequence ATGTTAGAGACAATGAAGAAAAACTATATTTTTGCCGTTGTGCGCGGTAAAGATGCAGAAGATGGTTATCAAATTTCCAAGGGGGCAATACAAGGCGGGATCAAAAATATTGAGGTTGCTTATACAACTCCGGGAGCCACGCAAGTCATTGAACGGTTAGTAGAAGAATTTAAAGAAGATACATCGGTTGTTGTTGGGGCGGGAACGGTGATGGATGGCGAGATGGCTACACAAGCTATGGAAGCAGGGGCTAAGTTTCTTGTTAGTCCGCATTATTCACAAGAAGTCATGGATGTAGCTAAAGCAAGAGATACTTATTATTTACCAGGCTGTGGAACAGTCACTGAAATTGTCAATGCGGTGAATCAAGGGGCACCCATTGTTAAATTATTCCCTGGCGGCTTATTAGGGCCAAGCTTTATCAAAGATGTCCATGGACCTTTACCTGATGTTGAATTGATGCCTTCAGGGGGTGTTTCGCTTGAAAACATTCGTGAATGGCGCGATAAAGGGGCAGTTGCCGTTGGTGTGGGTAGTGCATTAAGTAAGACGGTTCCCGAAAAAGGTTATGCCGGTGTGGCGGAAGAAGCGCAAAAATTTGTCAAAGCATTAGAGGGGTAA
- the uxaC gene encoding glucuronate isomerase — protein MKFIDENFMLTNEPAKRLYPYAAKMPIFDYHCHLDPKEIYENKPYENIVSIWLAGDHYKWRLMRINGVPERLITGDGANKEKFEAWAKTLSKAFGNALYHWSHLEMQQVFGIDEALTMDNWDVLYDEMNRQITERQLSPRDLIEASHVKFIGTTDHPLDDLEWHQKIAADVAINFTVAPSFRPDEAFVTHAHFSNFVTRLAEKTTKEITDFASFIKAMGERVSYFADNGCRASDHSVSEIVCVTADEAELNDIFTKAMQGEALNQHEEDAWQTEVLTALAGLYKKHGLVAQIHFGARRNTNSKMFKRIGTDSGFDSIGDQTNLAKHLNLFLNHLTLQDKLPKMIFYNLNPAYNRLVANAIQNFQANEEGLVNKLHFGAAWWFGDTESGMLDQMQMLSEEGLLANFLGMLTDSRSFLSYQRHDYFRRILANMIGQWVVDGKVPNDEALLGKLMEDIAFNNANIYFGG, from the coding sequence ATGAAATTTATTGATGAGAACTTTATGTTAACGAATGAACCCGCTAAAAGACTCTATCCTTATGCAGCTAAAATGCCGATATTTGACTATCATTGTCATTTAGATCCTAAAGAAATTTATGAAAATAAGCCGTATGAGAATATTGTATCGATTTGGTTAGCGGGTGACCATTATAAATGGCGGCTGATGCGCATTAATGGGGTCCCAGAACGATTGATAACCGGAGACGGCGCCAACAAGGAAAAATTTGAAGCTTGGGCGAAGACCTTAAGCAAAGCCTTTGGTAATGCCTTGTATCATTGGAGCCACTTAGAAATGCAACAAGTTTTTGGTATTGATGAAGCTTTAACGATGGATAATTGGGACGTTTTATATGATGAAATGAATCGTCAAATAACGGAACGACAATTGAGTCCAAGAGACTTGATTGAAGCATCCCATGTTAAATTCATAGGAACAACGGATCACCCCTTGGATGATTTAGAATGGCATCAAAAAATAGCGGCAGATGTAGCGATTAATTTTACGGTGGCACCCTCCTTTAGACCCGATGAAGCCTTTGTGACACATGCGCATTTTTCAAATTTTGTTACGCGGCTTGCCGAAAAAACGACGAAAGAAATTACTGATTTTGCCAGTTTTATCAAAGCAATGGGCGAACGTGTTAGTTATTTTGCGGATAATGGCTGTCGTGCTTCTGATCATAGTGTGAGTGAAATCGTTTGTGTAACAGCGGATGAAGCTGAATTAAATGACATTTTCACTAAAGCGATGCAAGGTGAAGCTTTAAATCAACATGAAGAAGATGCTTGGCAAACGGAAGTGTTGACAGCTTTAGCTGGTTTGTATAAAAAGCATGGTCTGGTGGCCCAAATTCATTTTGGTGCACGCCGAAATACGAATAGTAAAATGTTTAAGCGCATAGGAACAGATAGCGGCTTTGATTCCATTGGTGACCAAACCAATTTAGCTAAACATTTAAATCTTTTCTTGAATCATTTAACGCTTCAAGACAAATTGCCGAAGATGATTTTCTATAATTTAAACCCTGCCTACAATCGTTTAGTAGCTAATGCGATTCAAAATTTCCAAGCCAATGAAGAAGGCCTTGTTAATAAATTACACTTTGGTGCTGCTTGGTGGTTTGGGGATACAGAATCAGGTATGTTGGATCAAATGCAAATGTTGAGTGAAGAAGGTTTGTTAGCCAACTTTTTAGGGATGTTGACCGATTCCCGTTCGTTTTTATCCTATCAGCGCCATGACTACTTCCGTCGCATTTTAGCGAATATGATCGGTCAATGGGTCGTTGATGGAAAAGTGCCTAATGATGAGGCACTTCTAGGCAAATTAATGGAAGATATCGCATTTAATAATGCAAATATTTATTTTGGAGGCTAA
- the uxuA gene encoding mannonate dehydratase, translated as MEMTFRWYGHDDPVTLENIRQIPGMRGIVSAIYDIPVGEVWPRERIRQLKEDIESKGLKLSVIESVPVHEDIKLGKPSRDQLIANYAETIRNLGAEGVNVVCYNFMPVFDWTRTDLAFELPDGSNALIFDEAVAAKMDPVSGELSLPGWDASYTKEEMKNIIDEYGQIDKETLWENLRYFIERIIPVAEAADVKMAIHPDDPPYDIFGLPRIITDQAAVERFLDLYDSPANGLTLCVGSYASDPANDAVAILRYALGRERVNFMHARNIKLTGQGKSFQESAHPTEYGSIDMYEVIKALVDHNWEGPIRPDHGRMIWGETGRPGYGLYDRALGATYLYGLHEAITKENK; from the coding sequence ATGGAAATGACTTTTAGATGGTATGGACATGATGACCCGGTAACCCTTGAGAATATTCGGCAAATACCTGGGATGCGGGGGATTGTATCGGCAATTTATGATATTCCTGTGGGTGAAGTTTGGCCGCGGGAACGAATTCGTCAATTAAAAGAAGATATTGAAAGTAAAGGACTCAAACTATCGGTGATTGAAAGTGTGCCGGTGCATGAAGATATCAAACTAGGTAAACCAAGCCGAGATCAATTAATTGCTAACTATGCCGAAACAATTCGTAATTTAGGTGCGGAAGGGGTCAATGTCGTTTGTTATAACTTTATGCCCGTTTTTGACTGGACTAGAACTGATCTAGCCTTTGAATTACCAGATGGCTCAAATGCCTTGATTTTTGATGAAGCCGTAGCAGCTAAAATGGATCCCGTATCCGGTGAATTATCTTTACCAGGTTGGGATGCCTCTTATACCAAAGAAGAAATGAAAAACATTATTGATGAATATGGTCAAATTGATAAGGAAACCTTGTGGGAGAATTTGCGATATTTTATTGAACGCATTATTCCTGTGGCTGAAGCAGCCGATGTGAAGATGGCTATTCACCCGGATGATCCTCCATATGATATTTTTGGGTTACCTCGAATTATTACCGACCAAGCTGCCGTTGAACGCTTTTTAGATTTGTACGACAGTCCAGCCAACGGCTTGACCTTGTGTGTAGGTTCTTATGCTTCTGACCCAGCGAATGATGCAGTCGCAATCTTACGCTATGCCTTAGGTAGAGAACGCGTGAACTTTATGCATGCGCGTAACATTAAACTAACCGGCCAAGGCAAGTCCTTCCAAGAAAGTGCCCATCCGACTGAATATGGTTCAATTGATATGTATGAAGTGATAAAAGCCTTAGTTGATCACAACTGGGAGGGGCCGATTCGTCCCGACCACGGTCGGATGATTTGGGGTGAAACAGGTCGTCCGGGCTATGGTCTGTATGATCGCGCTTTAGGAGCAACGTATTTATATGGTTTACACGAAGCCATTACAAAAGAAAATAAATAA
- a CDS encoding SDR family oxidoreductase, with protein sequence MTQPFDFTDKVVVVTGAGGVICGELAREFAKKGAKVALLDLNREAAQKYVDEITADGGTAKAYAANVLDKTFLEGVREEVLADFGPTDILINGAGGNNPRATTDNEFHELDLPEDTKTFFELDEKGIEFVFNLNYLGTLLPTQVFAKDMIGRPGANIVNISSMNAFTPLTKIPAYSGAKSAVSNFTQWLAVYFAHVGIRCNAIAPGFLVTNQNRGLLFNEDGTPTERADKILRNTPQGRFGESEELVGGVFFFADSNLSSFVNGVVMPIDGGFAAYSGV encoded by the coding sequence ATGACACAACCATTCGATTTTACAGATAAAGTTGTTGTTGTAACAGGTGCTGGTGGAGTAATCTGTGGCGAATTAGCCCGCGAATTCGCTAAAAAAGGCGCAAAAGTTGCTTTATTAGATTTAAATAGAGAAGCGGCTCAAAAGTATGTGGATGAAATTACAGCAGACGGTGGAACAGCTAAAGCCTATGCAGCCAATGTGTTAGATAAGACCTTTTTAGAAGGTGTTAGAGAAGAAGTCTTAGCTGACTTTGGACCCACCGATATATTAATCAATGGAGCGGGTGGAAATAATCCACGAGCCACTACCGATAATGAATTCCATGAACTCGATTTACCCGAAGACACTAAAACCTTCTTTGAGTTAGATGAAAAAGGCATCGAATTTGTCTTTAATTTAAATTATTTAGGTACTTTATTACCGACCCAAGTGTTTGCAAAGGATATGATTGGACGTCCTGGGGCGAATATTGTCAATATTTCATCCATGAATGCCTTCACCCCTTTAACGAAAATTCCAGCATACTCTGGCGCTAAATCAGCTGTCAGTAACTTTACCCAATGGTTAGCGGTCTATTTTGCCCATGTGGGTATCCGCTGTAACGCGATTGCGCCCGGTTTCTTAGTGACGAATCAAAACAGAGGCCTCTTATTTAATGAAGATGGAACACCGACTGAACGTGCCGATAAAATCTTGCGCAATACGCCACAAGGCCGTTTTGGTGAGTCTGAAGAACTCGTAGGCGGCGTCTTCTTCTTTGCCGATTCCAACTTATCAAGTTTTGTTAATGGCGTGGTTATGCCTATCGATGGTGGTTTTGCTGCTTATTCAGGCGTTTAA
- a CDS encoding LPXTG cell wall anchor domain-containing protein, giving the protein MKKSLGLLSALVLVSGPLASFNGISAQTNTALLFPFPSIELTKVLDGRDLEADEFTFELSLVNYGSVELDDPIPLATVTNDATGKILFDFDAMDFEPIDELNDAELVEADLVTFEVIELAGEDATVVYDDKVIEVEFEVPEGDLADLTDADWEELMTVSAEEFVNELTDDAVVPPVESESDEESISSEESVSSEESEESVSSEESEESVSSEESEESVSSEESEESVSSEESEESVSSEESEESVSSEESESSEESEESVSSEESESSEESEESVSSEESEESESSEESEESESSEESEESESASESESEAASSEVSSESASSSASASVSVSISETTEENLPETGEENNTWLYVLAVVLLAAGGYLIYKRRK; this is encoded by the coding sequence ATGAAAAAAAGCTTAGGTTTACTATCGGCTTTAGTCTTAGTCTCTGGTCCACTAGCATCTTTTAATGGGATTAGCGCGCAGACTAACACAGCGTTATTATTCCCATTCCCAAGTATTGAATTAACAAAAGTATTGGACGGACGCGATTTAGAAGCGGATGAATTTACTTTTGAATTAAGTCTGGTTAATTATGGAAGTGTAGAATTGGATGATCCAATTCCTTTAGCAACCGTCACGAATGATGCAACAGGTAAAATTTTATTCGATTTTGACGCAATGGATTTTGAACCAATTGATGAGTTGAATGATGCTGAATTAGTTGAAGCTGATCTGGTTACGTTTGAAGTGATTGAACTTGCTGGTGAAGATGCTACGGTTGTTTATGATGACAAAGTGATTGAAGTTGAATTTGAAGTTCCTGAAGGTGATTTAGCGGATTTAACCGATGCAGATTGGGAAGAATTGATGACTGTATCTGCCGAGGAATTTGTTAACGAATTGACGGATGATGCGGTTGTACCACCGGTTGAATCTGAGAGTGATGAAGAGTCAATAAGCTCTGAAGAATCTGTAAGTTCCGAAGAATCTGAAGAATCCGTAAGTTCCGAGGAATCAGAAGAATCCGTAAGCTCAGAAGAATCAGAAGAATCAGTAAGCTCAGAAGAGTCCGAAGAATCTGTAAGTTCTGAGGAATCAGAAGAATCAGTAAGCTCAGAAGAATCAGAAGAATCAGTAAGCTCTGAAGAATCCGAAAGCTCTGAAGAATCTGAAGAATCAGTAAGCTCTGAAGAATCCGAAAGTTCTGAAGAATCTGAAGAATCAGTAAGCTCAGAAGAGTCCGAAGAATCCGAAAGTTCCGAAGAGTCCGAAGAATCCGAAAGTTCCGAAGAATCCGAAGAATCTGAAAGTGCATCAGAATCAGAATCAGAAGCAGCTAGCTCTGAAGTCTCTTCAGAAAGTGCTTCATCGTCTGCCTCTGCGTCAGTTTCAGTTTCAATTAGTGAAACTACAGAAGAAAACTTACCAGAAACAGGTGAAGAAAATAACACTTGGTTGTATGTATTAGCTGTTGTCTTATTAGCAGCAGGTGGTTACTTAATTTATAAGAGAAGAAAATAA
- a CDS encoding phosphoenolpyruvate carboxykinase (ATP), which translates to MATIQTFPETEIRRNNPMFSRMKSLVETAFYANNVTPVNTIQEAYERASTLPNTIVLDHTISHAEELGLNPDTKVILNNGHRVVGRTAAARRILGQDNGEADALYPIVMDALYAGQTEPFISGRAIVGLEEDFMVEAHIMMPETYADNLYSWLLNFQIMNDEYQTRYDQSKSYNETDIYLYFNPDWKHPDYPDGLAIFDPAQNVAIVLGMQYFGEIKKGTLTLAWATAARNNYVACHGGLKIFRKEGQDPYVTSFFGLSGSGKSTLTHAKHEGKYDIQVLHDDAFIIHKDSGNSIALEPAYFDKTNDYPTDHVEQEFFLTVQNVAVTLNEDHERVLLTEDLRNGNGRTVKSRYSTPNRVDKIDEPINSIFWIMKDETLPPVIKINDPVVASTLGCTLVTKRSSAENVKDRSGIVVEPYANPFRVYPLVEDYQSFKDLFAKSEVDCYIINTGSFQGKDITPAVTLGIIEAIVDKTANFEAFPYIDVFEYLNVDGYEIPTDSEYKDALRSAMEVRLDFINNTVTAKEPDHPLPAEVSEKLQAIVDGI; encoded by the coding sequence ATGGCTACTATTCAAACATTTCCAGAAACAGAAATTCGTCGCAATAATCCCATGTTCTCACGTATGAAGTCATTAGTTGAAACGGCATTTTATGCTAACAATGTCACTCCTGTCAATACGATTCAAGAAGCTTATGAGCGAGCCTCCACGTTACCCAATACAATTGTTTTAGATCACACAATTAGTCATGCTGAAGAGCTAGGCTTAAATCCCGATACAAAGGTTATACTAAACAACGGTCATCGTGTCGTTGGACGAACTGCAGCTGCACGTAGAATCCTCGGACAAGATAATGGGGAGGCAGATGCTCTTTATCCGATAGTCATGGATGCCTTGTATGCTGGACAGACAGAGCCATTTATTAGTGGTCGTGCGATTGTTGGTTTAGAAGAAGATTTTATGGTTGAAGCCCATATTATGATGCCAGAAACTTACGCTGACAATTTATATTCGTGGTTACTGAATTTCCAAATTATGAACGATGAGTATCAAACTCGCTACGACCAATCAAAAAGCTATAATGAAACAGATATTTATTTGTATTTTAATCCTGATTGGAAGCACCCAGATTATCCAGATGGTTTAGCGATTTTTGACCCCGCACAAAATGTAGCCATTGTTTTAGGCATGCAATATTTTGGCGAGATTAAAAAAGGCACCTTAACCTTAGCTTGGGCAACAGCTGCGCGCAATAATTATGTTGCTTGTCATGGTGGTTTGAAGATTTTTAGAAAAGAAGGCCAAGATCCCTATGTAACCTCCTTCTTTGGCTTATCTGGTTCAGGTAAGTCAACCTTAACCCATGCAAAACATGAAGGTAAATATGATATTCAAGTGTTACACGATGATGCATTTATTATCCACAAAGATTCAGGAAATTCGATTGCTTTAGAACCAGCCTATTTTGATAAAACCAATGATTATCCGACTGACCATGTGGAGCAAGAATTTTTCCTTACGGTTCAAAATGTGGCGGTGACTTTAAACGAAGACCATGAACGTGTACTGTTAACTGAGGATTTACGCAACGGTAATGGGCGTACCGTCAAATCGCGCTATAGTACACCTAATCGTGTGGATAAAATTGACGAACCGATTAATTCCATTTTTTGGATTATGAAAGACGAAACCTTACCGCCAGTCATCAAAATAAATGACCCCGTCGTGGCCTCTACGCTAGGTTGTACACTGGTTACTAAACGTTCGAGTGCGGAAAATGTGAAGGATCGCTCCGGAATTGTTGTTGAGCCCTATGCGAATCCATTCAGGGTTTACCCATTAGTGGAAGATTACCAAAGCTTTAAAGATTTATTTGCGAAAAGTGAGGTCGATTGCTATATCATTAATACAGGTTCCTTCCAAGGAAAAGATATCACGCCTGCCGTAACTTTAGGTATCATTGAAGCCATTGTTGATAAGACAGCCAATTTTGAAGCTTTTCCTTATATTGACGTATTTGAATATCTCAACGTTGACGGCTATGAAATCCCGACAGATAGTGAGTATAAAGATGCCTTACGTTCAGCCATGGAAGTCCGCTTAGACTTTATCAATAACACCGTCACAGCGAAAGAACCTGACCACCCTCTGCCAGCAGAAGTGTCTGAGAAATTACAAGCCATTGTGGATGGGATTTAA
- a CDS encoding MFS transporter, with the protein MTKLTYKDTLRASYLGYVTQAIVNNFAPLLFLIFQEQFGIPLEQITLLITLNFLVQLVVDMLAAKYVDRIGNKVSVVAAQVLAGIGLAGLALFPALFTNAFHGLLLAVVIYGMGGGLLEVLLSPIVEAVPTENKAGNMSILHSFYCWGTMFVIIVSTLFLFFFGQDTWPILAIIWAIFAFGNGIYYYFVPINVLVEEEERLPLASLLTFKSFWLFCLLMFAAGASEQAVMQWASAFVESGLGISKTLGDLLGPTMFALFMGIARLLYAKYSQKIDIVQAIFWSSLLCVFAYLTIAFAPHPTIALIGCALTGFSVGILWPGVFSMAAVPFRHAGTAIFAILALAGDVGAATGPTIVGFVASQFNNQLEYGFLVATILPLSLVLLSGLYQKCRKTT; encoded by the coding sequence ATGACAAAGTTAACATACAAAGATACCTTAAGAGCAAGTTATTTAGGCTATGTGACGCAAGCTATTGTAAATAATTTTGCGCCTTTACTTTTTCTAATTTTTCAAGAACAATTCGGCATTCCCTTAGAACAAATCACTTTATTGATTACCCTAAATTTTCTGGTGCAATTAGTTGTTGATATGCTAGCTGCTAAATATGTGGATCGTATTGGGAATAAAGTGAGTGTCGTTGCCGCGCAAGTATTGGCTGGGATTGGACTTGCAGGCTTGGCTTTATTTCCAGCTTTATTCACGAATGCTTTTCATGGTTTGCTATTGGCGGTTGTTATTTATGGTATGGGTGGGGGACTCTTGGAAGTGCTATTGAGTCCAATCGTTGAAGCTGTTCCAACTGAAAATAAAGCGGGTAATATGAGCATCCTGCATTCGTTTTACTGTTGGGGGACCATGTTTGTTATTATTGTTTCAACCTTATTTCTATTCTTCTTTGGGCAAGACACTTGGCCAATCTTAGCCATTATTTGGGCTATCTTTGCTTTTGGCAATGGTATTTATTATTATTTTGTCCCGATAAATGTTTTGGTTGAAGAGGAAGAAAGACTACCTTTAGCTAGTCTGCTAACATTCAAATCTTTCTGGTTATTTTGCTTATTGATGTTTGCAGCAGGGGCATCCGAACAGGCTGTGATGCAATGGGCTTCAGCATTTGTCGAAAGTGGTCTGGGTATAAGCAAAACGTTAGGCGACTTATTAGGACCAACGATGTTTGCTTTATTTATGGGGATTGCGCGTTTGTTATATGCCAAATATAGCCAAAAAATTGATATCGTCCAAGCTATCTTTTGGAGCAGTCTTCTGTGTGTTTTTGCTTATTTAACCATTGCTTTTGCACCCCATCCAACCATTGCCTTAATTGGCTGTGCTTTAACGGGCTTTTCAGTGGGTATTTTGTGGCCGGGTGTTTTCTCGATGGCTGCGGTTCCTTTCCGCCATGCCGGCACGGCCATTTTTGCGATCTTAGCCTTAGCAGGCGATGTCGGTGCCGCTACGGGTCCAACAATCGTTGGATTTGTTGCCAGTCAGTTTAATAACCAATTGGAATATGGCTTTTTAGTTGCCACTATCCTTCCTTTATCGCTTGTGTTACTAAGTGGGCTTTATCAAAAATGCAGAAAAACCACCTAA